Proteins from a genomic interval of Gossypium hirsutum isolate 1008001.06 chromosome A09, Gossypium_hirsutum_v2.1, whole genome shotgun sequence:
- the LOC107889552 gene encoding cytochrome P450 94C1, with translation MELELETSWFLQCLHAYFCFFLIFTLIKILPLLSLLFSLLPRPKLWCTCEICHTYLNMSWSKKFENLCDWYTHLLKNSPGNTIHIHVLGNTITANPDNVEYMLKTRFENFPKGKPFSLILGDFLGRGIFNVDGDSWRLQKKMASLDLGKHSIKSFAFEIINCEIKDRLIPLSSSFAASQKEQHRVLDLQDVFRRFSFDTICRFSFGLDPKCLELSLPMSKFAKAFDLASKLSAERAMTAFPLVWKLKRALNLGSEKQLKKAIKIIHILAKEVIRQRRKMGFLTHNDLLSRFMCTVNDETYLRDVVISFLLAGRDTVASGLTSLFWLLAKHSNVESEIRREADRVLGKNQELTSFGEMKELHYLQAAVYESMRLYPPIQFDSKFCVDDDILPDGSLLRRGTRVTYHPYAMGRIEEIWSPDCLEFKPERWLKDDGDFSPENPFKYPVFQAGFRVCLGKEIALLELKSVALSLLRRFQIQLATRPHPTLRFSPGLTATLSGGLPVLIREREVAPA, from the coding sequence ATGGAACTGGAACTTGAAACTTCCTGGTTCTTACAATGTCTTCATGCTTATTTTTGCTTCTTCCTTATCTTCACCTTGATTAAAATTCTTCCACTTTTGTCTCTCTTGTTTAGTTTGTTACCCAGACCAAAGCTGTGGTGCACCTGTGAGATTTGTCACACATATCTGAATATGAGTTggtcaaaaaaatttgaaaatctttGTGATTGGTACACTCACCTGCTAAAGAACTCGCCAGGGAACACCATCCATATCCATGTTCTGGGCAATACAATCACAGCCAACCCTGACAACGTGGAGTACATGCTCAAAACCAGATTTGAGAATTTCCCAAAAGGGAAACCTTTCTCCTTGATATTGGGTGACTTTCTTGGTCGAGGCATATTCAATGTGGACGGCGATTCCTGGAGGCTTCAGAAGAAGATGGCAAGCCTGGACCTTGGGAAACACTCCATTAAATCTTTCGCTTTTGAGATCATCAACTGTGAGATCAAAGACAGGCTTATCCCTTTATCGTCATCCTTTGCAGCTAGCCAAAAAGAACAACATCGGGTTCTGGATTTACAAGATGTGTTTAGAAGGTTTTCATTTGATACCATATGCAGGTTCTCTTTCGGGTTAGACCCTAAATGCCTGGAGCTTTCCTTACCCATGTCGAAATTCGCTAAGGCCTTCGACTTGGCCTCCAAATTATCAGCTGAGAGAGCAATGACCGCTTTCCCACTTGTATGGAAGCTCAAACGGGCTTTGAATTTAGGCAGTGAGAAGCAATTGAAGAAGGCCATCAAGATTATCCATATTCTAGCCAAAGAGGTGATAAGGCAAAGGCGCAAAATGGGATTTTTAACCCACAATGATCTTCTCTCCCGTTTCATGTGTACCGTAAACGATGAAACTTACCTAAGAGATGTTGTGATAAGCTTTTTGTTGGCTGGTCGTGACACGGTGGCATCAGGTTTGACAAGCTTGTTCTGGCTATTGGCAAAACATTCAAACGTAGAGTCAGAAATCAGACGAGAGGCAGACCGAGTCCTTGGAAAAAACCAGGAGCTTACAAGCTTCGGGGAGATGAAAGAACTCCATTATTTGCAAGCAGCAGTTTATGAAAGTATGAGACTCTACCCACCCATCCAATTCGATTCCAAGTTTTGTGTTGACGACGACATATTACCAGATGGGTCGTTGTTGAGAAGAGGTACTAGGGTTACTTATCATCCTTACGCCATGGGACGGATTGAAGAGATATGGAGTCCAGATTGCTTGGAGTTCAAGCCTGAAAGGTGGCTGAAAGACGACGGCGACTTCTCTCCTGAAAACCCTTTTAAGTACCCAGTTTTCCAAGCAGGATTCAGGGTGTGTCTGGGGAAAGAGATTGCTCTACTTGAGCTCAAAAGCGTCGCACTCTCACTCCTCCGAAGATTCCAAATCCAGTTAGCGACAAGACCGCATCCAACGTTACGATTCTCTCCCGGACTTACCGCCACTCTTAGTGGCGGACTCCCTGTCCTGATTCGTGAAAGAGAAGTAGCACCTGCGTAA
- the LOC107889551 gene encoding uridine nucleosidase 1 — translation MDCEMEKNSHDGVVVNGGNDGVLGLHSKKKKVIIDTDPGIDDSMAILMAFQNPEVDILGLSTVFGNVRTENATRNALLLCEIAGCPSVPVAEGSHEPLKGGRPRVADFVHGSDGMGNIFLPPPKTEKSDKSASEFLVEKVSQYPGEVSILALGPLTNVALAIKRDSSFPSKVKKIVVLGGSFFALGNVNPAAEANIYGDPEAADVVFTSGANIVVVGINITTQVQMTDDDLLKLKQSNGKHAQLLSDMCKFYRYWHVKSDGVYGIFLHDPVSFVALVRPDLFTYKKGVVRVETQGICVGHTLLDQGLKKWNGSNPWTSYSPVSVAWTVDVDEVLNYVKRMLMKP, via the exons ATGGATTGTGAAATGGAGAAAAATTCCCACGATGGGGTTGTCGTTAACGGAGGAAACGACGGCGTGCTGGGCCTACATTCCAAGAAGAAGAAGGTCATTATTGATACCGATCCAGGGATTG ATGATAGCATGGCAATCTTAATGGCATTCCAAAATCCGGAGGTGGATATCTTAGGTTTGTCGACTGTATTTGGAAATGTTAGAACGGAAAATGCCACTCGTAATGCCTTACTTCTG TGTGAGATCGCAGGGTGTCCAAGTGTTCCTGTAGCTGAAGGCAGCCACGAACCTCTTAAG GGTGGGAGGCCACGAGTTGCTGACTTTGTTCATGGCTCTGATGGAATGGGGAATATATTTCTACCTCCTCCAAAAACAGAGAAATCTGATAAGAGTGCCTCTGAATTTTTAGTTGAAAAGGTCTCTCAGTACCCTGGTGAAGTATCCATACTTGCACTTGGACCACTGACAAATGTGGCATTG GCAATCAAAAGAGACTCTTCCTTTCCTAGCAAGGTTAAAAAAATAGTAGTACTTGGTGGCTCATTCTTTGCATTAGGAAATGTTAATCCTGCAGCTGAAGCAAAT ATTTATGGTGATCCTGAAGCAGCTGATGTTGTGTTTACTTCGGGAGCAAATATCGTTGTTGTCGGGATAAACATTACTACACAAGTCCAAATGACAG ATGATGACCTCCTCAAATTGAAGCAATCAAATGGGAAGCATGCTCAGCTGCTAAGTGACATGTGCAAATTCTACAGATATTGGCACGTGAAGTCCGATGGTGTATACG GGATATTCCTCCATGATCCTGTCAGTTTCGTGGCACTAGTTCGGCCAGATCTCTTCACATACAAGAAGGGGGTTGTGAGGGTTGAAACGCAGGGCATATGCGTGGGGCATACATTGTTGGATCAAGGATTAAAAAA ATGGAATGGAAGCAACCCATGGACAAGCTATTCCCCAGTTTCCGTTGCGTGGACGGTGGATGTGGATGAAGTCCTTAATTATGTTAAAAGAATGTTGATGAAACCGTAA